TATGTGCGACCGCGCCTCACCACCGTCCGCTATCCGATTGTCACCATGGCACAGCAGGCGGCCCAGCTGGCCCTGGCGCTGGCCAACGATCTGCCGCTGCCGGAAGTGACCCACATGTTCAGCCCGACGCTGGTGCGCCGCCATTCGGTCAGCGGCCCGGCCTGACGCGACGGTGGCCGGTTCAGCCGGCCACCGCACTTACTGAAAGGCGTGCAGCAGCGTCTCCAGCGGCCTGACCAGCGCGATCACCGTTTCATCCTGCACCTCTGCGGCGGCATCCAGTGTCGCATGCATCTCCGCCACTTCACTGGCACCAAACGCCTGATTACGGACGTAAGCATTCACCAGCGCGAGGCCCATGGTGCTCAGCACGTCGATCTGCTGCACGCTGTGTGCCAGCGGCTTCAGCGTCGCGCTGCCGTTGACGATCGGCATTACCGCCGTCGTGTTGGCCTGCCAGCGCTGCAGCGGCGCGCGAACCGCCGAGGCGGCAGCCGGATTATTACGGTTAGCGATTAATACCGCGACCTGCTGCTCCAGCTGACGTACCGCCTCACTCTCTGCGGGCAGCACATCGGCCAGCCGGTTTAACGGCTCCTGATAGTTGTAATGGCCCGCCTGAAACTTCAGATGCTGGCGCGTGTAGTACTGCGCCGGTTCCAGTACTTCGGCCAGCACCCGCAGCGGGGCAATATCGTGTCCGCCGGCCAGCCGTATCATCTGCTGCTCCATCTGGGCATGTTGCAGCGTTCCCACGGACACCGTGCTCCAGCGATCCATCGCCGCCAGCCGTGAATACATCGAATCCATGTTTGTGACGTTTTCTGCCGACCATAACCGCTCGGCCACCACAAAGGCGCGCGGCCACAATTTAGTATCAATAATCTGGCTATTGATGTTTTCCGCCCACAGCGCCGCCTCGCCACCCAGCAGATTTTCCCGCACCTGTTCTGGCGTGGGCAGCGCGGGTGCAATGCCCGCAGGCGGCTGCATCAGACGCTGACCGCTGGCGGGATAACGCACGTTGCCTACCCGCACATAGCCTTTGAGGGACTGCTGTTGCAGCGTGACCACCGGCTGGAACGGCCCCATCCAGCTGTCCACCGTGAACTGCACCTGCTGCGTCGAGAGCCAGTTGATGTCGCTGATCATCCGCCGGGCTTTGCCGTCGAAGTCGATAAAACCGCGCCAGTCCGGTTCGCCCTGAATCAGCGTAAAGCTGCCCTTCACCGGGCTGCCTTTCAGCCGTGGCATCGTGAATGACCAGCTCTGCGCCTGGTCGCCGGGCCGCAGACGGTCCTGACCGTTCAGCCCACGCGGCGTGACCTCGTTGCGATAGTGATAGCTGGCAGGCTGGGGCTGATCGAGGTAGAAACCGGTGGAGAGGATGCCGCGATAATTTTCTTTTGCCAGCGTACTCAGCGCATCCTGGCCCTGCCACGACTGGATCAGAATGCTGCGCGGCAGATCGGGATGAGCGATCTCATCCCAGCCCACCATCTGACGTTGATGAGCTTCGAGGATCTTCTCCACCCGCTGATTGAAATACGCCTGAAGTGCATGTGCGTCTTTCAGATCGTGCTCGCGCATAAACTGCTGAATCGCGGGTGAGTTGTTCCACTGTGTGGGATCGACCTCATCGCCGCCGATGTGCAGCCAGGGATCGGGGAAGATCGCCGCCATCTCTCCCACCAGCGTATCGATCACCTGATAAACCTGCTCGTTGCTGGGATCGAGCAGCGGTTTAAAGACGCCCCACCCGCGCTCCATCTGATAGGGGCCTGCTGCGCTAATCAGTTCCGGCATCGCCACCGCCAGGGCGGAAGCATGGCCCGGCATATCCAGCTCGGGCACCACCCGCACCCCGCGATCGGTGGCATATTTCACGATCTCCCGCATCTGCTGCTGGCTGTAGTAGTTACCATCGCTGGCTTTCTGCTGCAGCTGGGGATAGTGGCTGGAGGCGAAGCGCCAGCCCTGATCGTCGGTGAGATGCCAGTGAAAGACGTTCATTCGCGCGGCGGCGATGCCGTCGATCTGCCGTTTAAGCGTCTCCACCGGCATGAAGTGGCGCGCCGTGTCGATCAGCACGCCGCGCCACGGAAAGCGCGGATGATCGTGGATGGAGACGTAAGGGATCGTGGTGCCCTGGGCGCCGTTCTGGATCAGCTGCAGCAGCGTTTCCATACCGCGCATCGCGCCAAAACGGCTGGGTGCGGTTAACAGCACGCCATCGCCATTGACCTGCAACTGATAGCGCTCATCACTGTCGGGCAGCGGCAGCGGGTCCACCGCCTTCGCAATCACGATGCGGATAGTCGGTGCGGCCACCGGCTGGGGTGCAGGCAACAGCGGCCAGCCGGTCTGGTTGCTGATGCGCTCCAGCCAGCGTGCTTCGGCTCCCGCCAGATGATCGCCTGAGATTTGCAGCGTCAGCTGCGGTGTCAGGGTGAGCGCGCCGCCACTGACGGGCTGCTCCACCTGTTGCGGCCAGGGCATCAGCGGCAGCGGGCTGGCCTGGGCGAGCGGACAGAGGGCCGAAAGCAGGAGCAGAGAACGGGGTAACCACATTGGCGGGCATCCTTGTGACGTCAACGTTTAACAGGGCAGAACTTTGATTAAAGTTGCTGCACACCGATCCGCCAGTAAATCCCGCAGAAACCTGAACCCGAACCCGATTTTTTACATTCGCCTGTATTTTCTGCCGGGTTGAGGCTTCCTTGCTTCAGGTCAAATCAGCGCGTAATAATTCGCAGCAATCACTACATGTAGGGCATAGAATCCTTCCAACCCCTATATGTAGTCTATGGAGAGAGAAATGGCGACGGTGGTAATTAAGCGTGATGGATGCCGGACAGGCTTTGATGCGCAGCGTATCGGGCAGGCCGTAGCGGCGGCGGCCCAGGCAGCAGAGGTAGACGACGTGGCCTGGTGCACGCAGGTCGCTGAACGCGTGGCATTGCGGCTGGCCGATCGTCCGGAGGTGGATATTCGTGAGATTCAGTGTGCGGTAGAAGAGACGCTGATGACGGGTCCTTATCCACAGCTGGCCCGCGCCTACATTGAGTACCGCCACGATCGCGATGTCGCCCGGGATCGTCAGAGCCAGTTACATCACGCCATTCGCGGTCTGGTGGATCAGACCAACGCGGCGCTGCTGAATGAGAATGCCAACAAAGACAGCAAAGTGATCCCGACGCAGCGCGACCTGCTGGCCGGGATCGTGGCGAAGCACTACGCACAGCAGCAGATCCTGCCGCGCGATGTGGTGCTGGCGCACGAGCGCGGCGAGATCCACTATCACGATCTCGACTACTCGCCCTTCTTCCCGATGTTCAACTGCATGCTGATCGATCTGAAGGGCATGCTGACCAACGGCTTCAAAATGGGCAATGCTGAGATCGAACCGCCTAAATCGATCGCCACTGCCACCGCCGTCACGGCGCAGATCATCGCCCAGGTCGCCAGCCACATTTATGGCGGCACCACCATTAACCGCATTGATGAAGTGCTGGCCCCGTTTGTTGAGCAGAGCTATGCCCGGCACCTGGCGATCGCTGAGCAGTGGCAGATCCCGCAGTCAGAACAGTATGCGCGCCAGCGGACGGAGAAAGAGTGCTACGACGCGTTTCAGTCGCTGGAGTATGAGGTGAACACCCTGCACACCGCCAACGGCCAGACGCCGTTTGTCACCTTTGGTTTCGGACTGGGAACAGACTGGGCGGCGCGGCTGATTCAGCAGTCGATTCTGCGCAACCGGCTGGCCGGGCTGGGCAAAAATCGCAAAACAGCGGTGTTCCCTAAACTGGTGTTCAGCATTCGCGAGGGCGTTAACCGCCGGGCGGGCGACGTTAACTACGACATCAAGCAACTGGCGCTGGAGTGTGCCAGTAAGCGGATGTATCCCGACATCCTCAATTACGATCAGGTGGTGAAAGTCACCGGATCGTTTAAAACCCCGATGGGCTGCCGCAGCTTCCTGGGCGTTTATGAAGAGAACGGCGAGCAGATTCATGAGGGCCGCAACAATATCGGCGTGATCAGCCTGAATCTGCCGCGCATCGCGCTGGAAGCGGGTGGCGATGAGGCGCGTTTCTGGACGCTGCTCGATGCGCGCCTGCTGCTGGCTAAACGGGCGCTGATGACACGGGTGGCGCGGCTGGAGAAAACCAAAGCGCGCGTCGCGCCCATCCTCTACATGGAAGGCGCCTGCGGCGTCCGCCTGAATGCGGATGATGAGGTCGGTCCGATTTTCCGTAATGGCCGCGCATCGCTGTCGCTGGGTTATATCGGCCTGCACGAAACGCTGAATGCCCTCAGCGGCGGTCATCAGCACCCTTACGATGACGCGGCACTGCGCGCCAAAGGCGTGGAGATTATCGCTTACCTGCGTGATGCCACCGAGCGCTGGAAAGAGGAAACCCGCTACGGCTTCAGCCTTTACAGCACGCCAAGCGAGAATCTGTGCGACCGCTTCTGTCGTCTTGATGCGGCGCAGTTTGGCCTGGTGCCGGGCGTCACCGACAAGGGCTATTACACCAACAGCTTCCATCTCGACGTCGAGAAGAAGGTGAATCCCTACGACAAAATCGACTTTGAAGCGCCCTATCCGCCGCTGGCGAATGGTGGATTCATCTGTTACGGCGAATACCCGAATGTGCAGCACAATCTTAAAGCGCTGGAGGATGTCTGGGATTACAGCTACGACCGCGTGCCCTATTACGGCACCAACACGCCGATTGATGAGTGCTACGAGTGCGGCTTCAACGGTGAATTCACCTGTACCAGCCGGGGCTTCACCTGCCCGAACTGCGGCAATCACGATCCGGCGCGCGTCTCCGTCACCCGACGGGTCTGTGGCTATCTGGGCAGCCCGGATGCGCGACCATTTAACGCCGGCAAGCAACAGGAAGTGCAGCGTCGGGTGAAACATCTGGCAGAAGGACCGCTGGGATGATGCATATCCATCGCTACTATGATGTGGATATCGTTAATGGTCCCGGCACCCGCTGCACGCTGTTTGTTGCCGGTTGCGAACATCAGTGCCGCGGCTGCTACAACCAGAGCACCTGGCGGCTCGATTCCGGCGTGCCCTTTACGCTTGAGATGGAGGAGCAACTGCTGGCGGATTTGCAGGATACGCGTATTCCGCGCCAGGGATTGTCGCTGAGCGGCGGCGATCCGCTGCATCCGCATAACGTGCCGCACATCCGTCGTCTGGTGAAACGGGTGCGGCAGACGTGTCCCGATAAAGATATCTGGCTGTGGACCGGTTACCGGATGCAGGAGCTGAATGCGGCCCAGCGCACGGTGCTGATCTATCTCGACGTGCTGATCGATGGCCGTTTTGTTGAAGAGGAGAAGGATGCCACGCTGCAATGGCGCGGCAGCCGTAATCAGATTATCTGGCCGTTACGCTGAGTGACGCGGGATGTCGCCCGACTCAATGATATTGACGCTCTCACCTCCCTGCGTGAAAGCCTGCTCATGCAGGCAGCGTGCCACGTCGCGCGCCTGCACCGCACGCCAGTTGCCCGGCAGCAGCGAGAACAGCGGCCCCGCCAGGCTTTCACCGCTGCGCTTTTGCGCACGATCGCCTAATAGCAGTGAAGGCCGCACCAGCGTCAGGCGCGGCCAGCCCTGATGGCGCAGCGCATTCTCCATTTCGCCTTTAACGCGATTGTACAGAAACGGTGAGTGGCGATTCGCGCCGTGCGCGCTGACCACCAGCATCTGCTTCGCGCCCAGGCGTAATCCGCAGAGTCCGCTGTCCACCACCAGGGTGTAATCGACGTGGATGAAAGCCTGTTTGCTGCCCGCCTGCTTACGCGTGGTGCCCAGACAGCAGAACACCGTATCCAGCGAGCTTTCCAGCGGCCCCAGCACATCGGTGAGATCGGCTTCTACCGGATTCACCACTTTGCGCATCACAGGCAGGGGCCGCCGGGTGGGCGCGATAATCTCATCGACGCGCGGATCCTCAATCAGTAAGCGCAGCAGATGCGACCCGACTAAGCCGGTGGCGCCGGTCAGTAATACGCGATTCATCTCAGATTCGTCCTTATTTCACTGCTTATAGCTTAAAAGATAGCTGATCTTAGCGGGCTGGCTTGCGTTCTCACTCTCAGCGACCAGGCTTACAGCGTTATCCGGATAGCGCGTCTCGCGCTCCACTCGTTTTAAGGAGGAAAAAAAATGAGCAAGAAAGTTGCGGTTTTGATTACCGATGAATTTGAAGACTCAGAATTTACCTCACCTGCGGAAGTTTACAAACGCGCTGGTTTTGAGGTGGTTACCATCGAAAAACAGGCCGGTAATGTCGTAAAAGGCAAGAAAGGCGAAGCGGAAGTGACCATCGATCGCAGTATCGATGACGTCAGCCCGGCGGAATTTGACGCCCTGCTGCTGCCAGGCGGTCATTCACCTGACTCTCTGCGCGGCGACGATCGTTTCGTTGCCTTTACCAAAGAGTTTGTCGCCAGCGGCAAACCGATCTTTGCTATCTGCCACGGGCCACAGCTGCTGATTAGCGCTAACGGCGTGCGCGGTCGCAAGATGACCACCGTGAAGGCCGTTGCCATTGACCTGATCAATGCCGGTGCTGATTTCCATGATAAGGAAGTGGTGGTAGACGGCGATAAGCTGGTCACCAGCCGCACCCCGGCCGATTTACCGGCCTTTAATCGTGAATCCCTGCGGATCCTCGAAGCGCTGTAAACCCGCTACGCCCTTTTCAGCTGAAAGGGGCGTTTTTATTCCTCCCGCAGCCAGGCAATTTTCTTGCCAAACCCCAGCGCATTATCCGTCATCTTTACCTCATCCAGCACAATCTCCCACAGCGGTGCCGACACTTTGCGTGAGACCGGAAAACGTTTCTGGTAAGCGGCTCTGGCGATCTGCTCTGTTGCCTCTTCCAGCCTTTTAATCCGGCCACGATACTGCACGCCTTTAATCAGCAGCACGCTTCTGGGCTGGCCATTGACGGTGCCCGCAACCTGCGGATTCTTCATGATTAGCTCACCGTGGCGGGTCTCAGGTTCGGTCATAATCCAGAAGACCATGCGCGTCTCATCAAAGACGTAGTAGCAGTTCGCACACCACAGTTGATCGTCGGCGGAACAGCAGAGTGAAAGCACATGCTGCTTTCTGAGGTAGCGAACCAGATGGGCGTGATCGGACAAGATAAACTCCTGGCGGTGCACCGGAGCGTGAAGCGCGCTACACTGCCCGGCACCTTTTTTTGGGAAATGATTGCGATGAGTCAGCAGTGGCAACTCTACATCGTCCGGACGGCGAAAGGGAGCCTGTACACCGGCATCACCACCGATGTGGTGCGTCGGGTCGCTCAGCACCAGAGCGGACGCGGTGCCCGGTCGCTGCGCGGTAAAGGTCCGCTGGACCTGGTGTTTCACTGTGAAGCGGGCGATCGTGCCAGCGCCTCCAGACTGGAGTATCAGGTTAAACAACTGACCCGCCAGCAGAAATTACTGCTGGTTGCGGGTCAGCCGATCAGTCTGGAGAGCTGGCTGGGTATTACGACTGGCGATTAAAGGGTTCGGCGAAGTCGATCTGCCCTTCCGCGCCATCATAAGCATTATCCGCCAGACGATAGACCTGGAACGTTGCCTCTGTTCCCGGCCAGCGGCTGCGCAGGCCGTAGCGTGCCGCCGGTTCAAAACCAAAACGGTTGAACAGCGCCGGATCGCCCAGCACCACGACCGCGCTGTAGCCAAATTCATTCAGCGTATCCAGCCCCTCATAAATCAGCTTGCTGGCCAGACCCTGACCGCGCAGCGTCTCATCGACAGCCAGCGGTGCCAGAGCCACCCAGCCGCGATCTTCACCCTGAACGCTGACCGGACTGAATGCCGCATAACCCAGCACCTGTCCTTCCTCATCAGTGGCGACCACGCCTAGCGTCAGCAGGCCATCTTCACGCAGCGCCTGAGTCAGTTCCGCCTCGGCGGAAGTACTGAAGCAGCGTCTGAGCAGCGCGTCGATGCCCGCAGCATCAACACCAATTTCGCTACGGATCAACATGCGGCACCCGCGCGTGCCTGTGTGGCTTTCGCGTCCTGTTTCATGCCAGCGTCGACAAATGCCGCCATCTGTTCAATTGCCGTGCGTAACGCGGTGGGCATAGCCTCGGGTTCAATAGCATCCATTACGTTCTTCACCTCAAGTCCCAGTTCTGTGTCACCTTCAATCACCAGACGGCGTTGAAAGAACAGCATGTCGGGATCTGCTTTACGTGCTGCCACCAGCAACAGATCATTGGCATTGCCCCGAAACCAGACATCCGCTTCGGACTGTTGCAATACCGCCAGTCGGCCGTCCTGCAGCGTGGTGATCCATTGCAGATTGAGATCGGCAATCTCGATACCCAGCAGGCGACCGTCCAGAAAGTCTAACTCACCTTCAGCCAAAGCATGGCGAAATTGCCAGTTTAAGAGTTGTTGCAGAAGCAACTTTTTGACCGGGAATGGGGTAAGCGCTGCGGGTAACCCTAAGATTTTAGGACCGTTTTTCACACAATGGGCATGTATCCGCTCTAACACTTTCATCACTCCCTTCAGTAAATTTTACGTATATTGCCATATCCTTTTCGGCGCGCCTCCTCTGAGATCAATAAAAACCGCTGCCGTGAAAGGAAAAAAAGCGCCGCCAGGGCGGATGAACTGGAATTTCACTGCCCCAAATCAACATGCTCGCCGGACCAGATGCCTAGACTCGACGCCCATCGCATGTTGAGAGGAAGACCTATGGAACTGCTCTGCCCGGCAGGAAACTTACCCGCAGTGCGCACCGCCGTAGAGAATGGCGCGGATGCGGTCTATGTGGGGCTGAAAGATGACACCAATGCCCGGCACTTTGCCGGCCTGAACTTCACCGATAAAAAGCTGGCTGAAGCGGCGCGCTATCTGCATCAGCATCGCCGCAAACTGCATGTGGCGATCAACACGTTTGCCCATCCGGATGGCATGGGACGCTGGCAGCGGGCGATTGATGTGGCGGCGCAAAACGGGGCCGACGCGCTGATCCTGGCCGATATTGCCACCCTGGAGTATGCCGCGAAGCACTATCCCCAGGTTGAGCGTCATCTCTCCGTCCAGGCGTCGGCGACTAACCTGGAAGCGATTCGCTTTTACCATCGCCACTTCAATCTGCAGCGGGTCGTGCTGCCGCGCGTGCTGTCGATTCATCAGGTTAAACAGCTGGCGCGCAGCACGCCGGTGCCGCTGGAGGTGTTCGCCTTTGGCAGCCTGTGCATTATGGCGGAAGGCCGCTGCTATCTCTCTTCCTGGCTGACCGGCGACTCGCCTAACAGTGCAGGTGCCTGCTCGCCGGCGAAGTTTGTGCGCTGGCAGCAGACGCCGCAGGGCATGGAGTCACGTCTTAATGAAGTGCTGATTGATCGCTACGCGCCCGATGAAAGCGCGGGTTACCCGACACTCTGCAAAGGACGGTATGAAGTCAACAATCAGCGTTATCACGTGCTGGAAGAGCCCACCAGCCTGAACACGCTGGAACTGCTGCCGGAGTTGCTGCGGGCAGGCATCGCCTCGGTGAAAATCGAAGGCCGCCAGCGCAGCCCGGCCTATGTCGCTGATGTGGCGCGCGTCTGGCGTCAGGCCATCGATCGCTGCAAAGCGCAGCCGGAACAGTTTGACGTCGCGCCGCAGTGGATGCAGACGCTGGGCGATCTCTCCGAAGGCACGCAAACCACGCTGGGTGCTTATCACCGTGAATGGCAATAAGGAGTCATGATGCAATATGCCCTTGGGCCGGTGCTCTGGTACTGGCCAACCGAGACGCTGGAAGATTTCTATCAACAGGCCGCCCGCAGTAGCGCGGATATTATCTACCTCGGTGAAGCGGTGTGCAGTAAACGCCGCGCCACGCCCTATGCCCGCTGGATGGATCTGGCGCGTGACGTTGCGGCCAGCGGCAAACAGGTGGTGCTGAGTACTCTGGCGCTGCTGCAGTCACCCTCTGAGCTGAAAGAGCTGCAGCGTTACGTTGAGAACGGCGAGTTCCTGATTGAAGCCAATGATATTGGCACGGTCAA
This genomic window from Pantoea sp. Lij88 contains:
- a CDS encoding family 20 glycosylhydrolase, producing the protein MWLPRSLLLLSALCPLAQASPLPLMPWPQQVEQPVSGGALTLTPQLTLQISGDHLAGAEARWLERISNQTGWPLLPAPQPVAAPTIRIVIAKAVDPLPLPDSDERYQLQVNGDGVLLTAPSRFGAMRGMETLLQLIQNGAQGTTIPYVSIHDHPRFPWRGVLIDTARHFMPVETLKRQIDGIAAARMNVFHWHLTDDQGWRFASSHYPQLQQKASDGNYYSQQQMREIVKYATDRGVRVVPELDMPGHASALAVAMPELISAAGPYQMERGWGVFKPLLDPSNEQVYQVIDTLVGEMAAIFPDPWLHIGGDEVDPTQWNNSPAIQQFMREHDLKDAHALQAYFNQRVEKILEAHQRQMVGWDEIAHPDLPRSILIQSWQGQDALSTLAKENYRGILSTGFYLDQPQPASYHYRNEVTPRGLNGQDRLRPGDQAQSWSFTMPRLKGSPVKGSFTLIQGEPDWRGFIDFDGKARRMISDINWLSTQQVQFTVDSWMGPFQPVVTLQQQSLKGYVRVGNVRYPASGQRLMQPPAGIAPALPTPEQVRENLLGGEAALWAENINSQIIDTKLWPRAFVVAERLWSAENVTNMDSMYSRLAAMDRWSTVSVGTLQHAQMEQQMIRLAGGHDIAPLRVLAEVLEPAQYYTRQHLKFQAGHYNYQEPLNRLADVLPAESEAVRQLEQQVAVLIANRNNPAAASAVRAPLQRWQANTTAVMPIVNGSATLKPLAHSVQQIDVLSTMGLALVNAYVRNQAFGASEVAEMHATLDAAAEVQDETVIALVRPLETLLHAFQ
- the nrdD gene encoding anaerobic ribonucleoside-triphosphate reductase; the protein is MATVVIKRDGCRTGFDAQRIGQAVAAAAQAAEVDDVAWCTQVAERVALRLADRPEVDIREIQCAVEETLMTGPYPQLARAYIEYRHDRDVARDRQSQLHHAIRGLVDQTNAALLNENANKDSKVIPTQRDLLAGIVAKHYAQQQILPRDVVLAHERGEIHYHDLDYSPFFPMFNCMLIDLKGMLTNGFKMGNAEIEPPKSIATATAVTAQIIAQVASHIYGGTTINRIDEVLAPFVEQSYARHLAIAEQWQIPQSEQYARQRTEKECYDAFQSLEYEVNTLHTANGQTPFVTFGFGLGTDWAARLIQQSILRNRLAGLGKNRKTAVFPKLVFSIREGVNRRAGDVNYDIKQLALECASKRMYPDILNYDQVVKVTGSFKTPMGCRSFLGVYEENGEQIHEGRNNIGVISLNLPRIALEAGGDEARFWTLLDARLLLAKRALMTRVARLEKTKARVAPILYMEGACGVRLNADDEVGPIFRNGRASLSLGYIGLHETLNALSGGHQHPYDDAALRAKGVEIIAYLRDATERWKEETRYGFSLYSTPSENLCDRFCRLDAAQFGLVPGVTDKGYYTNSFHLDVEKKVNPYDKIDFEAPYPPLANGGFICYGEYPNVQHNLKALEDVWDYSYDRVPYYGTNTPIDECYECGFNGEFTCTSRGFTCPNCGNHDPARVSVTRRVCGYLGSPDARPFNAGKQQEVQRRVKHLAEGPLG
- the nrdG gene encoding anaerobic ribonucleoside-triphosphate reductase-activating protein gives rise to the protein MMHIHRYYDVDIVNGPGTRCTLFVAGCEHQCRGCYNQSTWRLDSGVPFTLEMEEQLLADLQDTRIPRQGLSLSGGDPLHPHNVPHIRRLVKRVRQTCPDKDIWLWTGYRMQELNAAQRTVLIYLDVLIDGRFVEEEKDATLQWRGSRNQIIWPLR
- a CDS encoding NAD-dependent epimerase/dehydratase family protein is translated as MNRVLLTGATGLVGSHLLRLLIEDPRVDEIIAPTRRPLPVMRKVVNPVEADLTDVLGPLESSLDTVFCCLGTTRKQAGSKQAFIHVDYTLVVDSGLCGLRLGAKQMLVVSAHGANRHSPFLYNRVKGEMENALRHQGWPRLTLVRPSLLLGDRAQKRSGESLAGPLFSLLPGNWRAVQARDVARCLHEQAFTQGGESVNIIESGDIPRHSA
- a CDS encoding type 1 glutamine amidotransferase domain-containing protein, with translation MSKKVAVLITDEFEDSEFTSPAEVYKRAGFEVVTIEKQAGNVVKGKKGEAEVTIDRSIDDVSPAEFDALLLPGGHSPDSLRGDDRFVAFTKEFVASGKPIFAICHGPQLLISANGVRGRKMTTVKAVAIDLINAGADFHDKEVVVDGDKLVTSRTPADLPAFNRESLRILEAL
- a CDS encoding YhbP family protein; amino-acid sequence: MSDHAHLVRYLRKQHVLSLCCSADDQLWCANCYYVFDETRMVFWIMTEPETRHGELIMKNPQVAGTVNGQPRSVLLIKGVQYRGRIKRLEEATEQIARAAYQKRFPVSRKVSAPLWEIVLDEVKMTDNALGFGKKIAWLREE
- a CDS encoding GIY-YIG nuclease family protein, which translates into the protein MSQQWQLYIVRTAKGSLYTGITTDVVRRVAQHQSGRGARSLRGKGPLDLVFHCEAGDRASASRLEYQVKQLTRQQKLLLVAGQPISLESWLGITTGD
- a CDS encoding N-acetyltransferase; this encodes MLIRSEIGVDAAGIDALLRRCFSTSAEAELTQALREDGLLTLGVVATDEEGQVLGYAAFSPVSVQGEDRGWVALAPLAVDETLRGQGLASKLIYEGLDTLNEFGYSAVVVLGDPALFNRFGFEPAARYGLRSRWPGTEATFQVYRLADNAYDGAEGQIDFAEPFNRQS
- a CDS encoding SCP2 sterol-binding domain-containing protein — its product is MLERIHAHCVKNGPKILGLPAALTPFPVKKLLLQQLLNWQFRHALAEGELDFLDGRLLGIEIADLNLQWITTLQDGRLAVLQQSEADVWFRGNANDLLLVAARKADPDMLFFQRRLVIEGDTELGLEVKNVMDAIEPEAMPTALRTAIEQMAAFVDAGMKQDAKATQARAGAAC
- a CDS encoding peptidase U32 family protein, whose product is MELLCPAGNLPAVRTAVENGADAVYVGLKDDTNARHFAGLNFTDKKLAEAARYLHQHRRKLHVAINTFAHPDGMGRWQRAIDVAAQNGADALILADIATLEYAAKHYPQVERHLSVQASATNLEAIRFYHRHFNLQRVVLPRVLSIHQVKQLARSTPVPLEVFAFGSLCIMAEGRCYLSSWLTGDSPNSAGACSPAKFVRWQQTPQGMESRLNEVLIDRYAPDESAGYPTLCKGRYEVNNQRYHVLEEPTSLNTLELLPELLRAGIASVKIEGRQRSPAYVADVARVWRQAIDRCKAQPEQFDVAPQWMQTLGDLSEGTQTTLGAYHREWQ